The genomic interval GATTGATTATTTGGGTCATGTAATTACTAGGCAAGGGGTAGAGATGGATACATGACCAAGATAGAAGCTATTGACACTGGCCCATTCCCAGGAACATCAAGGAGCTGAGTGGATTCCTAGGATTGACAGGCTActatagaaggtttatcaaggggTATGGCATACTATCTAGACCTCTAACCCGAATTCATCAAGAAGAATGACTTCAACTCGGAATGAGAGCAAAGACCGGCAACTTTCAAGAAACTCAAGAGTATAATGACAACCAAACCTTTACTAGTCTTACCCAATTTCAAGGAAGAATTTGTGGTGGAAACTGATGCTTGTGATGAAGGGATAGGTGCTGTTCTCATGCAGCAAGGCAATCCTATTGCCTATTTGAGCAAGGCAATCGAGTGAGAAAAGACATAGATCCCTTTCCATCTATGAGAAGGAGATGTTGGCCATAGTGCTAGCTTTGCAAAAAGTGGAGACCATATCTTTTAGGaaggcatttcaaaaattaaaacagacCACCAAAGTCTCAAATTCCTCATCGAACAAAGAATCTCTACCCCTATGCAGCAAAAATGGTTAGCCAAGCTCATGGGATATGACTTTGAAATTATCTAcaagaaaggaaaggaaaaacatagTGGGTCGATGCAATCGTCCCGAAGACCCGCTAGTCGCCTCTCTTGATGAAATCGATACTATGGGAGAAAAATTCAGATGCAGTGGAAGGAAGATCCGGAGTTGAAGCAAATTATCCAACGTCTGCGAAAGAAGGGGATCAAGGTGACACACACTATGAATGGGCACAGGATCAACTTAAAAGGAAGGGAAAGCTGGTTATAGGTGAAAATGAATCTATTAAACAACTTATTTTACAGGAGTTTCATGATAGTTTCTACTGGTGGACATTCGAGAATTGAAGTGATCGGGAAGAGGATCAGTGACCAATTTTATTGGAAGGGGATGAAGGGGGACATTAAGAAATATGTGCAGAATTGTGAGGTTTGCCAGAAGAATAAAAGCGGATCAACACTTCTCTCGCTGGGCTTCTACAACCATTACCAATACCCGAGGGGCATATGGGAGGAGATTAGCATGGACTTTATAAGCGGCCTACCCAATTCACATGGGAAGGATGCCATTCTAGTGATTGTGGGATGTGGATGAGTAAGTATGCTCATTTTATTGCCCTCTCTCATCCTTACATTGCAGTTTCGGTGGCTCAACTCTTCTTGGATCAATTTTACAAGCTACATGGATTGCCGAAGTCAATTATCAGTGACAGGGATCCAATATTTTTGAGTCAATTTTTGGAAGGAGCTGCTTTAAGCTTCAAGGAGTGAAACTCAAGTATTCTCACAAAGATACCATCCCCAATCGGATGGTCGGATGTAGGTAGTGAATCGATTCTTAGAACAAGACTTTGCGATGCATGTCGAGAAAAACCCAAGGACCTGGAGCGTGTGGCTTCCATTAGGGTCGAGTGGTGGTACAATGCCGAGCTTATCATTCATCCATTAAGATCTCACCTTTTGAAGCGGGCTTTTATGGTAAGGCTCCTCCAATGCATTTGCTATATAAGACCACCACTTAAAACTGGAGGTGCTCGGATAGGAGCTTGTCAGCTAGAGAGCATGTTGAAGTCACTGAGGGAGAATCTGCAAAAGGCCCGGAATAGAATGAAACAAATGGCTGATAAAAGGAGGACTGATAGGGAATTGAAGGTGGGGGATATGGTTTACATCAGACTCAAACCTTATAGGCAGATGTCCGTAGCCCAGAGGGTGAATCACAAGTTATCTCCAAAATATTTTGGCCCATATGAAGTCACGTAGAGAGGGTACTGCTGCTCTATAGATTGCAGCCTTCCCACTGAGGCTAAAATCCATAATGTTTTTCATATCtcccaattaaaaaaagaagataggGTGACCAACAATCCACGCCGAAATGGCCCAACTTTCCGAGCACCCTTCCGTACAGAAGATTCGTGGCCATCCTAGATCGGCAATTGGTGAAGAGGTTTAATAAAAGTCGGAGTGAAGGTACCGGTGCAATGGTCCGATTCTATTCCGTAATAGCTACCCGGGAATTCTATGATGTCGTCAGCAGCCCGATGATCCGACATTTTTGTTCTTTgaatccttgaggacaaggcTTCTCTGGAGGGGAAGGTAATTGTTGCAGGATATCTCAAATTGCTGTAACAATGAAAGAGTAAGAAGGGCTGAGATTGGGAAGCTAGAGTACTGGAGAAATGTCATCGATAACCCACGACGCTAAGGTGGTTACTCGTGCAAggaagggcattttggtaaaaGCAGGATTAAAAAGAGTGAAATTACATTAGTTACCTTCGACAAGCATCGTTGTTTCGATCGAGGGGATAAGGGTTGTATTGTCTTTTAGTTAATCCGAATGGAGGGAAAAATGGTGAGATGTGAATTTACATTAAGTGCCCTCTGACTGTTAAGTTGGGTACACTGGAGAGGTAAGGGTTCTTTCGTCATTCGGCTGCAGAAGAATTAATTCAAAAGCTCTCATCTGTTGAGGCATATGCAGGTCCCTCTTCAATTAATTTCTAAACTTATACGATCTCAATCTGGGAATGGAGGCAATTATTGAAACTCTTTGATTCCTTTTTCCCTGCTCATCTTCCTCCCTTGTGTGAGTGAGGGTGTTTTTGGAGATCTCCGGGCATCTAGCCTCCGATCTCTCTTTATCACAGTACTTTAAAGCTTGAGTTCTTAATGTGGTGGTGTGAGTGTCTGTTGTAATTGAATCTTTGAGGTTCAGGTTGCTTTAATCAAGTCTAGTGCTGTACCTGTATTTGTTTCTTGAGAATCTTTGCAGGTTGTGTTTGCAAGGGTGGGATCTGGCATCAAGGAAGCTCCTCCTCCCAACGTCGACGATCATCTGCATGGGAAAAGCTAAAGGTTTCTTCAGTCTAGCCATCACTCAGAGAAATTTGAGAGAAGCTTCTTCCTTTTTCTGCACATATATAAGATCACCAATGGGCCGGAGAACGGAGACAATGGAATCCCAATTCCAGCAGTGAAAGGGTAAATTAGAGAGCCTGGTCTATTGGTAGTTTCCAGCAGCAAAAGAATGGGATTTGAATTCTGGAGTCCATGGCGAGAGGTTGATCGTGCAAAAGCCATGCTTCGAGGAGAACATAAGTGGACTTTGCTTGACAGCCAAAACAGCCGATCTAGAGGAGTTCATGGTCAGGATAAAGTCATCGTCATAATGAGTGATGTTAACAATAGAACCAGTGTTCAGAATCTCCGGCAGTGAAGCCATCAGGGAGATAGCGCTTGCATTCCCTAATGAAACCCTAATAATGATCATTTTTCTCAGGTCCTCTTTAGATTTGATTATTTCTTCAGAAATGGGAAGAGATACTCGAAGGAGAGGGAGGTCCGGCGAAGTAATGGCGGTTGCAGAGGAAGGAGCAACTTGGAGGAGAGGTCGGGCTTTAGACTGAGGCTTCTTGGATCTCTGGCGATTTTTATCACCTTGAGCACAATGAGGAGATCGTCTGGGACAGTGAGCGACAACATGAGCGACTCAAAGACAACGCCGGGCAGTTAATTGGTGCTTGCATTCATTGGAGTGTCCAGATCTCAAGCATTTTGTGCAAACCAATTTGGAATCCGAGAGCCGGTGCTTTTTATGGACAAATTGCCAATCAGAATCACAGGGTTGTGAGTTATCGACGGACGGAGGTGTTCGGGTTGCATCAGCGTAGGATAGGTTATCTCTCAATAGAGAGTTAGATGCCGGGGGAGAGGgagcattttttatttaagctCTTACTACAATTACAAGGGTCTAAAAGggctaaaataaaaagatttacatttaaatcctttcttttgtcaAAAATTGTGGTTGttggttattcttcaatttTGATGTCACATCATTTACCTCCACGAACCCGACCTCAAGTTTCCTTGAGGATATCCCAAGCACCGATCCGGTTGTAGAGACATAAATCTTTCACATTAAATGTCAGGGAAATTTTTTTGTCCAAAATAATAACTCCAACTTATATGCCTTGTTGCTTACATTGTTagagaataaaataaagaatgtgATGTGcttaaattattaaatctttttttatccaAAGTAATAGCTCCACCCTATATGCGTTGTTGCTTACATTGTTAGAGCAATAAAATGAAGGATGTGGTGTACTTAAATTgttaaattttctatattttaatttgattgaaaCCCAATCAACTTTCTTTTGCACGAGACTAACATGACATCAACGAAGAAGACCAAGCATTTGCCAActcctaaaaaaataattattaaggaGAAGGGAATAgcaatattaattttgaagTCAACCAAAAGAGAGACAAATTGCAATAGATATAGATACACACACTACATAGAGAtacaaatgaaaaatacaaaccTGAATTTGGGGTTGCCAATCTCCAAGAAAACCAATTTTGTATGTTGACATCAACATCTCATTTATCTCGCTGATTAAGATCATTTCACAATGAGGGACAAATTCCGGCATCAACAATAACCTTATTGAATTATCACATTCTttaacaaaaatgataaaaaatgataGTTCATATGGATATAAAGATTCAATCTGTGCTAATCATGGACAAATACATACATGCTGCAATTCAGTTTTACAGTTTTGCACAAAAATAATATCTACAACACATAACATTTTTATCAGCTTTGGCAAGCATTAGACTTGCATATAAATCACCAAACAAATcatccatcatcatcatgacaAACAAGGCATAGAACAAAAAGACCTGAAGGTTCTCATTCTTCAGAATCAGAATCCAGAGGGCAAGACCCGTCGTCAACATTTGCCAGAGGATCGTACAATGGTGAATCGGGATCCATACAACCTGCAACAAGATCCAGCTTGCAGCGATCACCCTGCAGAGAGAAGTCACACAAACAATGCTAATTAGGATAGATCAAGAAGCATTGAGCTTtgctcttttatatatatatttattcaccCACCCCCTCAGCATATAGTGTGCCGATCGAGCAACTTGTAATGACTATGTTTGAGTCTGGAAAGATTGCTCTATCGCAGGCACCATCTACCTTCAATTCTTCAGCAAGACCCTGCAGGCAAGAAAcagtaattaataattagcaCATTTGTCAACATTTAAGCAAAAGAGAAGAGtttcaaaatataaagataatgaGAAATCGTTATCTACATTCTAATGGCAAACTATATCTAATTTGCTGAAAAACTCATTCGCTGTAAGCACATCTTCTACAAGATGAATTTGGGAAATAGGGTTTCTAGCAGAGAAAGTGAAGATGATTTGCCACTTTCTTGAAGAAGGAGAATTTAGAGATATAGTCtcactttctatttttttatttttttattttgagaaaatgaAGCATTCATAAagtcaaaattattttaataaaattattttaatgatgatCACTATGCCATTTTTACAAGGCTTTGAACCGAAATGAAACTTTAAAATGTGAAAAGTTGGAAAGAAATGGGGTTCTTCACAACTAGGCAATCAAAGTGAGAGAAAGAAGTCAATCCACTTCTTAGATCTAGAGCCAATAGttggcaaaaaataaaaataaagaaaaccatTGAGTTGGAAATGTTTCCGTTTTTGGAAACAAGAGGACTGAGAGAAGTGTATAGCATTTATATTTAGCTAACCTTATTGAAAAAGCTTATTGGTTTGTTTCTCCACCTCTTTGGGACTTCAAATTGCAATTTGTATGGTCCATCCCAGTCGACTCCATTAGTGAATGAGAAGATCAAGTTTACGGCTATTATATAAACCATATGGAGTTAGACAAACAATCTTCCATTGCTGCATCCTTTTGCAATTCAACCAACTATTTATGTAAAGTATACATACCATGGATAGGAACACGTAGTTTTATGGTATATATGGGAGGATCAGCTTTCCCTCGGCTTTTTCTAGTCATTACTCTCGGCTCACCGCCACACATGATTGGCTGATTAAATCCCCCTATAATGAATGAAATCTTAACACATGGAAATTTTATCAAGCCTATACGTCAAAACAAAAAGTTTTGAATGAAGCATGTACCATTAAATGCGACACCAAACTCGTCATTCGGCACAAGTTTACTTGCCAATGGATTATAGAAGAGTTTTAATTCCTCTCCCTGCCAATGGTTGAAGTCatacacaagaaataaaaactataaaaatcaagaagaagattaaGTGAGTAGCCAACATACAGAAGTAGGAGGAAGACCATTTGAAGTTTTCCAGAAAACATGGGTCCTTCCAAGCTCAAAATCAGCCCAGGTAGGAAGATAACAcctgaaaaataaagaagatgcACTACTCAAAGGTCTACTCCACTGAAAAAGCTCCATTCCATTCaggaaaaaaacccaaaaaacatTCAATAGCATTTTAAATGATAAGAATGTTTAGCTTTAAGATTTCTTGATGCAAAAGATAGCCAAAGTTGAAGTTACAAGGGACAGGACACAAGGCTCTACTCAATCTTTACTTTTACAATGGTGAAAGTGTACTTTTTTTTATCCTTGAACTAAGAAGAGCAGTGTGGCCATAGTCATCAAACTATCAAAAATTCACCACTCTTGGCCCATGTTTAAATTTTCCTTTCAATCCTTCGACCAAAAGAAACCTTTTTGTTTCAGGGAACAACATGGGTTTTTGGTCAGAGTTCCAATTATTCCTTTCCTATAAGCGTGTAAGGATATCACCACATTCAATTAGACCTGTCAAGAAGCATGCCACCTGAACCATTTTAGAACTGCCAAAAAAAGCCGCGAGACTTATAAAAAACATGTAAACCCTGATTTCCTTAACATTTGGACTTAGATACCTTCCACCTATTATTCCCAGGTAGGAACTTCAGTAGACATTATTTTATGAGGCATAATCGACTATGTTTCTCATGGATGTTTATGAAATTTGGAACAATGATTATAGAAaacaaatatgaataaataagggctaaaaaaattgtaaaaaggcATACACTTGCGGTTCCTCCACAGAGGCTGGGATAGCAACAGCGTTAATTTGTGGCACTGTCCTTGCATGGCTCTGGTTTTTTTGGTGTCTTAAAAAGTAAGCACCTCCAAAACCtggataaaaattcaaaaataactgTTATTTCTATCCAGAAGCTGTGGACATCAAAATTAATACCTCCTTCCCAAATTTCATTGTCCTTATGCTGCTCTAAAAAATTTACAGTGTCTGTGCAGCAGAATAATTTTAGCATCTATCTACAAATGTCAAACCAAAAAAATGGCCCAAATTATCGAAATTCTATGTTCTTCAATGGACAACAAAAAAAggtataaaaaaacttatataattTGCGGAATTTACTTCAGAAAttggagaaagaaaaaaatgtaagaTTTTATAAGTTTAATTTGATCTACAGATATCAAATATCATAGCCAATGttatagaaaaagaataaaaataaataggcGCCACATACATGCCCAATTTACACTTTTGAAGAGCCAACAATCCTCAAAATATGATTGGGATTAAATTAATCTAACAAACTAAGATCCGGGCCTCTACATCAGAACTCTGACATAGCAAAAAGGTTCCTCGTTCATGCTACTTAagcatgaaaaaaagaaaagaaagtacaTAATGACAAATGATCAGAATAAGATAAACCAACGCTGATTTCCATAGATAGAAAGCTATTTCTTCCTTAATTCGTGGTCATCTTACatcaatgtttttattctttcattgtATGGTTTCCAATTGTCcgcaaaaaataaactaaaatttcataatcttacaataattcaacaaacaaacaaactacttttctttgaaatttcatgattcttcaaggaagaagagaattttagaaaaacaagaaaggatGTAGAGATGACTACAAGATGTAACACa from Dioscorea cayenensis subsp. rotundata cultivar TDr96_F1 chromosome 7, TDr96_F1_v2_PseudoChromosome.rev07_lg8_w22 25.fasta, whole genome shotgun sequence carries:
- the LOC120264526 gene encoding uncharacterized protein LOC120264526, translating into MVPKVLMAAASTASFHLASSSGLSPSSNPCFPQCMLPSLSSSQYGFGGAYFLRHQKNQSHARTVPQINAVAIPASVEEPQVCYLPTWADFELGRTHVFWKTSNGLPPTSGEELKLFYNPLASKLVPNDEFGVAFNGGFNQPIMCGGEPRVMTRKSRGKADPPIYTIKLRVPIHAVNLIFSFTNGVDWDGPYKLQFEVPKRWRNKPISFFNKGLAEELKVDGACDRAIFPDSNIVITSCSIGTLYAEGGDRCKLDLVAGCMDPDSPLYDPLANVDDGSCPLDSDSEE